Genomic window (Deltaproteobacteria bacterium):
GAAGACAACCTGGTGGTGGAAGTGGCGCAGCACTTGGGTGACCGGGTGGTGCGCACCATTGGTATGGACATGACTGACGGGCTGGTCAGGGGAATGCCTGTTAAGAACACGGGCAAACCGATCATGATGCCTGTGGGTGACGCAGGTCTGGGTCGAGTCTTGAATGTCGTGGGGCGGCCTGTGGACGGGCTTGGCCCAGTGGAAACAGACAAGTATGCCCCGATCCATCGTCGAGCACCGGAATTCACAGAACAGGATACGACCGTAAACGTGCTGGAAAGTGGTGTGAAGGTGATGGACCTGCTGGTTCCCTTCCCCAGGGGTGGCAAGATGGGCATGTTTGGCGGCGCTGGTGTGGGGAAAACCGTTATCATGATGGAGATGATCCACAACATTGCGATGCAGCACGGCGGCATTTCCGTGTTTGCAGGCGTGGGCGAGAGGACCCGGGAGGGAAATGACCTTTATTATGAAATGAAAGGATCTGGCGTGCTTCCCAGAGCGGCCCTTATTTACGGACAGATGACCGAACCTCCGGGAGCGCGGGCGCGCGTGGCCCTTTCGGCGCTCACCGCTGCAGAGTATTACAGGGACGAGGAAGGAAAAGATGTGTTGCTGTTTATTGACAACATCTTTCGTTTCACTCAGGCGGGCTCCGAGGTCTCCGCCCTTCTGGGCCGCATGCCCTCTGCGGTAGGCTACCAACCCACGCTGGCGGTTGACCTGGGAGAACTCCAGGAGCGGATTACGTCCACCACCAAGGGTTCTATCACGGCGGTCCAATGCGTGTATGTGCCGGCAGACGACTTGACAGACCCGGCGCCGGCCACCACGTTTGCCCACCTTGACGGCACCGTGGTGCTCTCCAGGCAGATCGTGGAGCTCGGGATCTACCCGGCTGTGGACCCGCTCGATTCAGTTTCCCGTATTCTGGATCCAGTAGTTCTTGGTGAGGAGCACTATTTAACGGCTCGTAGAGTGCAGGTGATCCTGCAGAAGTATAAGGACTTGCAGGATATTATTGCCATTCTTGGTATGGACGAGCTTTCTGAGGAAGACAAACTCACGGTTGGCCGGGCCCGCAGGATACAACGTTTCCTCTCACAACCCTTCTTTGTGGCGGCGGAATTTACCGGTACCGAGGGTAAATATGTGAAAGTCGAAGATACCGTCAAGGGCTTTAAAGGGATTTGTGAAGGCGAATATGATGATCTTCCCGAACAGGCCTTCTACATGGTCGGTCCGATCGACGAGGTCAAGGCCAAGGCTGAGAAGATGGCGGCAATTGAGTAGCATTTAAGGGTTAGGTGGGATTATGGCAGGCAATATCACGTTGGAAGTAGTGACCCCTGATAAATCGGTTGTGAGTGAAGAGGCCCAAATTGTGGTCGCGCCGGGGGAATATGGGGAGTTTGGCGTCTTGATCGGCCACACGTCATTTCTGACGACACTGAAGATAGGGATGCTAAGATACAAGGACCAGGGCGGCGCTGAACGTGTGGTGTTTGTGAACGGCGGTTTTGCAGAGGTCTTGCCTTATAAGGTGACAATCCTGGCCGAGTCTGCTGACCGGCGCAGAGACATAGACGTGGATCGGGCCAGGGCCGCATTGAAGCGGGCTGAAGAACGCCTGGCCGAGGTAAGCAGGAGAGAGGACCTTGATTTCAGGCGTGCCCAGGTAGCGTTACAGCGGGCAGTCACCAGAATAAAGATCGGGGAGGCCAGAAGGGGGACGGGTTAGACACATTTGTTGACATATGGAACTGACGGAAGGGGCAAGTTAATTGACTTGCCCCTTCTTTTTTGGTAAAATTTTTTTATTAGTCATGCAAGACGTAGTTGCCATTATTCTAGCTGCGGGTAAGGGCACCCGGATGAAGTCGGACCGGGCAAAGGTGCTTCACGAGATGGCCGGGGCGCCCATGATCCGATATGTGGTCGAAGCTGCACTGGGTGTTGTCGAGAATGTCGTGGTCGTTATTGGCCACCAGGCCGAAGGTGTACGGGAGGCGCTCGAATCGTACCCGACTCTTCGCTTCTCGATTCAACAGGAACAGTTGGGCACTGGACATGCCGTCATGACTGCCATGCCTGAGGTTCGTGCCGGGATTCATGACGCTGTTATACTATGCGGGGATACGCCTTTGATAAAGCCGGAGACGATTCGTGGCTTGATTGATCACCACAGGGCAACAAGAGGCGATCTGACCTTACTGGCTACGACACTTGAAGAGCCTTTTGGATATGGAAGAATCATTTCTGATGCTCAAGGGAATGTGATCCGGATTGTCGAAGAAGCTGATGCCACTGATGCAGAGAAGGAAATCAGCGTGGTTAATTCCGGAACTTATTGTGTGAAGATCGATTTCTTGAAAAAATTCTTGCCAGGTTTAAGAAGCGACAATGCCCAGGGTGAATTCTATTTGACCGACGTTGTGGAGCGGGCATACGGAGCAGGTGATCCCGCATCCCTTGTAGAGGTTCGCGATACATTGGAGGTCTTGGGGGTGAATACCAGAGAGGAGTTGACCAGGGCCGAGAGCTTGCTTTAGGAGACGAGACCTTTGCAAAACGTCCCTTTTCGCCCGATTTCTGCGTCAGGCTCATTCGCCGGAGGCGGACTCGAAATACTCCATGTATTCATGTGGTTAATCCGCCTGAGGCGGATCGTCTTCCTTGAACTTGAACAAAAATTGGCATTTTTCAAAGGCCTCGAGACGAGGGAAGATGGCTTAAAATCCCCTTGACTTTTGCCAGGAGGCTCGTCTATACAGGATATTAAGTTTATTAAAAAAACTCAGAAGTATCTTGGGAGTTCATTGTGGATGAGGATAGTATTTCCCAGCGCTTTGATAGGCTTGAAGAGAGGGTAGAACGATTAGTTCAGACGTGTAGTGATCTCCGAGAATCCAAATCAGGACTGGAAACAAAGGTAAAGGACCTTGAACAGGTCCTTAGGACAAAGGAAGCAGCCGAACGGGGTTACGTGGAAGAGAAATCCGTGATCCGGTCTAAGGTGGATGACCTGCTGGGTAGACTGGATCAAGTTCTCGACTCAACATAGAAGCCTGAGCTTTTGTGGACCGAATAATCAGCATAAAACTGTTTGACCAGGACTATACGTTCAGAGCTGACGCCAAAGTGTTCCAGGCTGAGAAGATCGTCGATTATGTGACCGAAGAGGTAGAAAAGGCCTGGGTTTCTAGTGAGGTCCCTGGCAAGCTTGACACGGTCATATTGGCTGCATTGAATATCGCTAACGACTATTTTGAGATGAAGCGATGTCGCGAGGAGTTTTTGCAGGATATTGATCATCGTTGTAGAGTCTTGATTGACCATATTGGCAACAATGTGTGAATGAGGGAAAAGCGGGCGAAACCCCTGCCGTGCTCGTGTTCGGTGGAAGTTTTTTTTGAGCCAACACTTATGAAACGGGAACCTTCTCTTGCCTTGGTGTGCATGTTCTGTGTTTGCAGAAAAGCCTAAAGAGGCAATGAGGTGCCCACCTGTGCAAACAGGTTCAAGAGATGCTGCCGACACGGCACTGTGGTGGGGGTTACCCTTTACATATGAGAAAGACGGTAACGGAACAAGGCTACTGATGCCTAGATATAACCGGGAGCAACCGTGATTTGCGGCTTCTCAACTGACAGTTCCCTGTGCAGGGGCCTACGTAAGATCGTCATTGTTGGTCATAATCACAGGGGTGTGAATGCAGGCACAATGGTAGCTGAACAAGACAAGTCAAGCGATCAGTAAACTGTTGATCGTCGAATACGGCGTCAAGCCAGCCTAATTTGTTTTGGCCTTTCCGTGGTTTTTCACCTCCACCGGTATCTCGCCCGTTAAGCTCTAGTTCAAAAATGCAAGTCCAAATCCTGTGGGTCCGTGTTCTTTTACTGCGTGGGTGTGGTTTTACCCGTCGTTAAGAGTTCAGCCCACTAAAGGGGGTATGCATATATGGAGATAACCGCAGTAATCTTTCTAAGCATCATAGTGTTTGCACTGGGTTTTCTGGTTGCCTTCTGGGTTCGCAGCAGACTGACGGCGGCCAAGATCGCGGCAGCGGAACAGGAAGGCCGCAATATCGTAGAGAAGGCTCAAAAGGAAGGGAAGACCGTCTTAAAGGAGGCCAAGCTCCATGCAAAAGATCAACTCTATCAGATGAAGCTTGACTTTGAAAATGAGACAAAGGAAAGAGAGGCCGTACTTAAGAAGCGGGAAAATCGCCTTACTCAAAAAGAAGAGACTATTGAAAACAAGTTGGAGCACTTGGAACGCCGTGATTCCAGCGTTAGCGCAAAAGAGGGACAATTGACACGGAGGGAAGGGGCGCTTCAAGGCCAGGAGGCGAAGTATGAATCCTTGATTGAGGAACAGAAGATGCTGTTGGAAAAAATCTCGGGTTTCACGGGTGAGGAAGCGAAGAGTCTTTTGATCAAAGCCATGGAAAGCGAGGCTCGTTATGAGGCGGCAAAACTGATAAAGCGTATCGAAAAGGAGAGCCGGGAACAAGCAGATCGAAAAGCCAGGAAGATCATTGCCACAGCAATCCAGCGCTATGCCGGGGATTATGTGGCAGAGAAGACGGTCTCCGTTGTGAACTTGCCGAGTGACGATATGAAAGGTCGGATAATTGGACGGGAAGGACGAAACATTAGGGCCATCGAAGCTGCCACAGGAGTTGACCTGATAATAGATGACACTCCAGAGGCAGTAATTCTGTCAGGATTTAGTTCTGTTAGACGTGAAGTGGCCCGCCTATCTCTGGAAAGACTGATCAATGATGGCCGCATCCATCCCGCCAGAATTGAGGAGACGGTGAAAAAGGTCTCAGAGGAGGTCGACACGCAGATTCGTGAGGCGGGTGAACAGGCCGCCTTTGACTTGGGGGTCCATGGGATTCATTCTGAACTGATTCAACACATCGGAAAACTGAAGTTTCGAACAAGTTACGGTCAGAATGTGTTGCAGCATTCCATGGAAGTCGGATTTTTGTGTGGGATTATGGCTGCAGAGTTGGGGTTGAACGTGAAGCAAGCAAAGAGGGCTGGGCTGCTGCACGACATCGGCAAGGCCATAGACCATGAAGTTGAAGGTCCCCATGCTTTGATCGGGGCAAAGTTGGCCAAGAAGTATGGAGAACCGCCTCGTGTGGTACACGCAATTTCTGCTCATCACGAAGATATTCCCCCCGCATCGGTTCTCGCGGTCATTGTTCAGGCAGCAGATACTCTTTCAGGGGCACGGCCAGGCGCTCGCAGAGAGACACTGGAGAGCTACGTGAGACGTCTGGAGGATTTGGAGAAGATTGCTGAGTCTTTTGCCGGGGTCAGCAAATCGTATGCAATCCAAGCGGGCCGGGAGTTGCGGATCATTGCGGAAAGTGAAACGGTTTCAGATTCTGAGGCTGTTCTGCTGAGTCGGGATGTCGCAAAAAAGATCGAAGAATCTCTATCTTATCCAGGTCAAATCAGGGTGACGGTGATTCGAGAAACCAGGGCCGTCGATTTTGCCAAGTGATAGTAGTTTGGCGGTTATAATCAGTGTGTCTGGAAGGACAAGACCATTGGACAACGTTTTTGACGTATTAAGACAGCGCGGTTTTGTGGAACAGACGACCGGCGACGAAGCCATCTATCGTCTATTTGAGGAGACCGTGACCTGCTACATCGGATTTGATCCTACGGCATCCAGTTTTCATGTGGGGAGCTTGATTCCGATCATGGCCTTGGCCCATATGCAACGACACGGGCATCGACCGGTTGCGCTGGTCGGAGGTGGCACCGCTTTGGTGGGAGATCCAAGTGGAAAGACTGAGATGCGGCAGATGTTGACGGCGCAACAGGTGAACGAAAATGCCGAAGGGCTGAAAAGGCAATTGGCGAGGTTTATGAGTTTCGAAAAGGGCCAGGCGGTGCTTCTTAACAACGCGGAGTGGCTTACGAAACTCGCATACATCCCTTTCTTGAGGGACATTGGACGTCATTTCAGCGTCAACCGGATGTTGACGAGTGAATCTTGTCGGTTGCGCCTTGAGACAGGGCTCAGTTTTATTGAATTCAATTATGTCCTTTTGCAGGCTTATGATTTCTTGCATCTTTACAGGACCCAGGATTGCGTCTTACAGATGGGGGGTGCTGATCAATGGGGAAACATTGTGGCAGGTATTGACCTGATTAGGCGCGTGGAGCAAGGCACAGCTCACGGCATTACATTTCCCCTCATAACAACTAGTTCGGGAGACAAGATGGGTAAGACGGCAAAGGGCGCAATTTGGCTCGACCCGGAACTGACCTTGCCCTATGACTATTTTCAATTCTGGATCAATACTGCTGATGCTGATGTGATAAGATTCATGTCCTTTTTTACATTCGTGCCTTTGGCGGAAATTGAGGCAGCGCGCAATTTGGAAGGATTCGAGCTGAACGTTGCCAAGACGGTTCTGGCTTTTGAGGCGACCAAGCTGGTCCATGGCCAGGACGAGGCTGAGAATGCCCTCAGGGCCTCTTACGGGTTATTCGGCGTCAGGACAATTGACCCACAACTTTTTGTTTCCAGTACAATACCCAGGGACCCGGCCTTGAGGGACGTGGAATCAATCCCCACCACCATGATTGATCCGGATCGATTGCGCAAAGGCATTCCGGCATTCAAGTTGTTTAGGGAGGTATCGCTGGCCAAGAGTGGAGGGGAGGCCAGACGACTTATTGAGCAGGGTGGCGCGTACGTAAATGATAGGCGAATCGAAGCGATTGATACGGTGGTTAGTGATAACGACTTGAATAAGCATGAGATCTTGCTGAGGGCGGGCAAAAAGAAATATCACAGGATTAGACTAGACGTTGAATGACACATTTTTTTTGGGGTACAGAGACAAAAACAAAAAAAAGTTATTGACAAAGGCTACCAGTGGGTATAATAAAAGAGACTTTCTCGGACGAATGGGACGAGAGGCGGGCTTGACAAGCCATAGAGAAAATGCTATATTTATTTTAGTTTTGTCAGCTGGCTTTGATCTTTGAAAACTAAATAGTGATTTTGTGATGAGTTGGGCTCTTCGAAGATTTCGAGTGTAAGTTTAATTGGAGAGTTTGATCCTGGCTCAGAATGAACGCTGGCGGCGTGCTTAACACATGCAAGTCGTACGAGAAATCTCTCGCTTGCGAGAGAGAGTAAAGTGGCGAACGGGTGAGTAACACGTGGGTAATCTACCTTCGAATTCGGGGTAACCCGCCGAAAGGCGGACTAATACCGGA
Coding sequences:
- the atpD gene encoding F0F1 ATP synthase subunit beta; its protein translation is MAKIVNMGRITQIIGNVIDVEFPEGQLPLIYTALLISNPGINDEEDNLVVEVAQHLGDRVVRTIGMDMTDGLVRGMPVKNTGKPIMMPVGDAGLGRVLNVVGRPVDGLGPVETDKYAPIHRRAPEFTEQDTTVNVLESGVKVMDLLVPFPRGGKMGMFGGAGVGKTVIMMEMIHNIAMQHGGISVFAGVGERTREGNDLYYEMKGSGVLPRAALIYGQMTEPPGARARVALSALTAAEYYRDEEGKDVLLFIDNIFRFTQAGSEVSALLGRMPSAVGYQPTLAVDLGELQERITSTTKGSITAVQCVYVPADDLTDPAPATTFAHLDGTVVLSRQIVELGIYPAVDPLDSVSRILDPVVLGEEHYLTARRVQVILQKYKDLQDIIAILGMDELSEEDKLTVGRARRIQRFLSQPFFVAAEFTGTEGKYVKVEDTVKGFKGICEGEYDDLPEQAFYMVGPIDEVKAKAEKMAAIE
- a CDS encoding F0F1 ATP synthase subunit epsilon; translated protein: MAGNITLEVVTPDKSVVSEEAQIVVAPGEYGEFGVLIGHTSFLTTLKIGMLRYKDQGGAERVVFVNGGFAEVLPYKVTILAESADRRRDIDVDRARAALKRAEERLAEVSRREDLDFRRAQVALQRAVTRIKIGEARRGTG
- a CDS encoding NTP transferase domain-containing protein, translated to MQDVVAIILAAGKGTRMKSDRAKVLHEMAGAPMIRYVVEAALGVVENVVVVIGHQAEGVREALESYPTLRFSIQQEQLGTGHAVMTAMPEVRAGIHDAVILCGDTPLIKPETIRGLIDHHRATRGDLTLLATTLEEPFGYGRIISDAQGNVIRIVEEADATDAEKEISVVNSGTYCVKIDFLKKFLPGLRSDNAQGEFYLTDVVERAYGAGDPASLVEVRDTLEVLGVNTREELTRAESLL
- the zapB gene encoding cell division protein ZapB, with protein sequence MDEDSISQRFDRLEERVERLVQTCSDLRESKSGLETKVKDLEQVLRTKEAAERGYVEEKSVIRSKVDDLLGRLDQVLDST
- a CDS encoding cell division protein ZapA — encoded protein: MDRIISIKLFDQDYTFRADAKVFQAEKIVDYVTEEVEKAWVSSEVPGKLDTVILAALNIANDYFEMKRCREEFLQDIDHRCRVLIDHIGNNV
- the rny gene encoding ribonuclease Y → MEITAVIFLSIIVFALGFLVAFWVRSRLTAAKIAAAEQEGRNIVEKAQKEGKTVLKEAKLHAKDQLYQMKLDFENETKEREAVLKKRENRLTQKEETIENKLEHLERRDSSVSAKEGQLTRREGALQGQEAKYESLIEEQKMLLEKISGFTGEEAKSLLIKAMESEARYEAAKLIKRIEKESREQADRKARKIIATAIQRYAGDYVAEKTVSVVNLPSDDMKGRIIGREGRNIRAIEAATGVDLIIDDTPEAVILSGFSSVRREVARLSLERLINDGRIHPARIEETVKKVSEEVDTQIREAGEQAAFDLGVHGIHSELIQHIGKLKFRTSYGQNVLQHSMEVGFLCGIMAAELGLNVKQAKRAGLLHDIGKAIDHEVEGPHALIGAKLAKKYGEPPRVVHAISAHHEDIPPASVLAVIVQAADTLSGARPGARRETLESYVRRLEDLEKIAESFAGVSKSYAIQAGRELRIIAESETVSDSEAVLLSRDVAKKIEESLSYPGQIRVTVIRETRAVDFAK
- a CDS encoding tyrosine--tRNA ligase, which translates into the protein MDNVFDVLRQRGFVEQTTGDEAIYRLFEETVTCYIGFDPTASSFHVGSLIPIMALAHMQRHGHRPVALVGGGTALVGDPSGKTEMRQMLTAQQVNENAEGLKRQLARFMSFEKGQAVLLNNAEWLTKLAYIPFLRDIGRHFSVNRMLTSESCRLRLETGLSFIEFNYVLLQAYDFLHLYRTQDCVLQMGGADQWGNIVAGIDLIRRVEQGTAHGITFPLITTSSGDKMGKTAKGAIWLDPELTLPYDYFQFWINTADADVIRFMSFFTFVPLAEIEAARNLEGFELNVAKTVLAFEATKLVHGQDEAENALRASYGLFGVRTIDPQLFVSSTIPRDPALRDVESIPTTMIDPDRLRKGIPAFKLFREVSLAKSGGEARRLIEQGGAYVNDRRIEAIDTVVSDNDLNKHEILLRAGKKKYHRIRLDVE